CAACGATGTAGAAATGCTGGAGTATGCTGGCCTTAGTATAGCCATGGGTGAAGCCCCTGAACCAGTGCAGGCGATCGCTGACTGGGTAGCCCCTAGTGTGGAAGCAGATGGTGCCGCCGTCGCTATTCGCAAGTTTCTACTAACAGACTGATGACTAAACGAGTAACCCTGATTGGGTTGAGACCATAGCTGCCATGACTTGGTTAGGATCCACAGCGAAGGGTAAGCGGTGAATATCAGAGTTAGGGGCACAGGCAACCGCAGCCACATGGGCCAAATCTGCGATAGTAATGGTTCCTAACCCCAAGTCCTCTAGGGTAGCTGGCAGGCCGATCGTGCCATAAAACTGAAGCAACTGCTGACGGGCAGTGGCTGCTAGATGGTTACTCTGTACCATTTCCTCTAACCGTAGCTGCACCAAAATGCCATAGGCAACCTTCTCTCCGTGGAGAGTGCCATGACTGGCTGACAGGTGAGTCAACCCATTATGAATAGCGTGGGCGGCAACCGTGCGACATTGAGCACCTCCCAACCCACCAACAACACCCGCTAGAAGGACTGTGGCATCGACAACCTCTC
This genomic stretch from Cyanobacteriota bacterium harbors:
- a CDS encoding iron-containing alcohol dehydrogenase, which translates into the protein EVVDATVLLAGVVGGLGGAQCRTVAAHAIHNGLTHLSASHGTLHGEKVAYGILVQLRLEEMVQSNHLAATARQQLLQFYGTIGLPATLEDLGLGTITIADLAHVAAVACAPNSDIHRLPFAVDPNQVMAAMVSTQSGLLV